The sequence below is a genomic window from Bacteroidales bacterium MB20-C3-3.
AAATGCCCCTCTCCTCGTTGAGGCAGGGGCAGATATTTTAGTAGCGGGAAACAGCATCTTCTCAAAGTCCTCTCCATCAGAAACAATAAAAGAACTCAAGCAGCTCACCCGTTAGATCAAATAATATATTTTATCTCTTTAAATGCATAAGAGACTGTAGAACCATCCAGTTTTTCAATCAAAATACAAGCATTTTTGTCTGTTCCAATAATTCTTCCTTCAAAAATTTCTCCGGAAGGTGTCTCCTGGAATTTGTGCAGCTCCTCATATCTGTATAAGTTTCTGTGGTACATTGAAGATATCTTTTCAGAGATACTTCCCCATGAAAAGTTTTTAAAAGGGATGTATAGGTCGTACAGATAGAAAGCAAGCTTCTCCAACTCCTCTTTGCGGTCATAATTTTCACCGGTAATAGCTTTTAAAGAGACAGGATTAGGAGCACCTGAATCAAATTTTTCCTGATTAAGATTAAGTCCAACCCCAACTATTGATTCTGACAAACTGTCACCCTCAATGAAGTTCTCAATTAATATTCCTGCAATCTTTTTGTCACCTACATATATATCATTTGGCCATTTAATCTTAGCATCAACACCTTTGCTTACAAGGTACTCATATACACCTACGGCAGCAATCTGAGAGATAATAAACTGGTTCTCAGCTTTTATCATATCTGGTTTAAGGACTAGAGAAAAGGTTAGGTTTGAACCCTTGGCACTCTCCCAGGATGTCCCTTTCTGTCCTCTTCCTTTAGATTGGTACTCAGCAGCAAGAATTGTAAAGTCAGTAAGGTCATCAGACCTTCTAAGTGCCTCTTTATTAGTGGAATCAATAGTTTCAAGCCAAATTATGTCAATTGCCATATCAATAAAAGTTTAAATTGGTCGCAAAATTGCAGTATTTTTACAGAAATTACGAAAAAACGACAATTATTGTGCCAGTAAAGAAGACAACAACCAAAAGATTTAAAGTTGCCCAAAGCAGCGCAGCTAAAGAGATTATCACAGACGAGATTGAACTGAAATGCATAACAGAAGCTATGCTTGACAAAAAAGCTCAGGCTGTATGTTCTATGGATTTAAGAAATATAGGAACAGCAATTACAGACCATTTTGTCATATGTCACGCAGATTCTGCACCACAGGTCATTGCTATAGCAGACAATGTAGAGGAGAAGATGTACACACAGTGCAACAGAAAGGTAGTAAGAGCACAAGGGAAGGAGAATGCATTCTGGATTATAATGGACTTCACCAACATTGTTGTACACATATTTAAGACAGAGTACAGACAATTCTACAGGCTTGAAGAGCTGTGGGCAGATGCAATAAAGACTAACTATCAAGACGACAAGCAATGAGCGAAGAAAATAAAAACAACCTCAACAAGAAATTATCAAATTTTAAGCCCCAGAAGTTTAACAACCTCTGGATTATCTTAATAATCCTTACCGGTATAGCCATAATGTGGAACTCATACCAGGGTGGTGAGCCGGTTAAAACAGAGTGGTTCTCAGTAAAGGAGAAAATGATCCCTGCCGGCGATATTGAAAAAATTATTTTCGTTACAAACGAGAATATGGCTGAAGTCTTCATAAGAAAAGATAGCCTGTCAAAATACAAAAATCAGTTTGGTGGCAAGGAGCCAAAATTTGGCCCTCAGTTCTACTTTATTGTATCAGGGAATTTTAACCTTGAAGAGCAGGTAGACGCAGTTATGGCAGGTGTTGAACCTGAAAAGAGATTTGCTGTTGAGACTGAGCAAAGAACAAACTATTTTGGAAAAATGCTTGAATGGCTCTTACTCCCTCTTATGTTAATCGGCCTTTGGATATTCTTCTTCAGAAGGATGAACAAATCCATGGGCGGTGGCGGATCCCAGGGAGGAGGTATCTTCTCTGTAGGGAAATCACAGGCTAAACTTTTTGACAGGGACAACAATGTTAAAGTAACATTTAAGGATGTTGCCGGACTTGAAGAGGCTAAGGTAGAGGTAATGGAAATTGTAGATTTTCTTAAGAATCCAAAAAAATACACCAACCTTGGAGGTAAAATCCCTAAAGGAGCTCTTCTGATAGGCCCTCCGGGCACAGGAAAAACACTTCTTGCAAAAGCAGTAGCAGGTGAAGCCGATGTCCCTTTCTTCTCCATATCCGGATCGGACTTTGTTGAGATGTTTGTAGGTGTGGGAGCATCCCGGGTAAGAGACCTCTTCCGCCAGGCAAAAGAGAAAGCACCCTGCATTGTCTTCATTGACGAGATAGATGCT
It includes:
- a CDS encoding biotin--[acetyl-CoA-carboxylase] ligase; translated protein: MAIDIIWLETIDSTNKEALRRSDDLTDFTILAAEYQSKGRGQKGTSWESAKGSNLTFSLVLKPDMIKAENQFIISQIAAVGVYEYLVSKGVDAKIKWPNDIYVGDKKIAGILIENFIEGDSLSESIVGVGLNLNQEKFDSGAPNPVSLKAITGENYDRKEELEKLAFYLYDLYIPFKNFSWGSISEKISSMYHRNLYRYEELHKFQETPSGEIFEGRIIGTDKNACILIEKLDGSTVSYAFKEIKYII
- the rsfS gene encoding ribosome silencing factor yields the protein MPVKKTTTKRFKVAQSSAAKEIITDEIELKCITEAMLDKKAQAVCSMDLRNIGTAITDHFVICHADSAPQVIAIADNVEEKMYTQCNRKVVRAQGKENAFWIIMDFTNIVVHIFKTEYRQFYRLEELWADAIKTNYQDDKQ